In Blattabacterium cuenoti, the following proteins share a genomic window:
- a CDS encoding bifunctional riboflavin kinase/FAD synthetase produces MKVYSLIDEFSSLYPCVFTLGIFDGVHIGHQKIIKNLIFRSQKKYSSVLLTFHPHPKEILNSNKNFFYLNTLSERIYNLKKTGIEHLIIHPFTIDFSKLRTKDFLKKILHPKYKIQQIITGYDSHIGKNRDNSYEELKKLSHIYKIKVYQVSPHKLREKVISSTHIRESLLLGNIQWANQALGYFYTLSGNVIPGKGIGRMMNFPTANLQVDSQKLIPKKGVYAVKINYFNNIYLGMLNIGINPTIEKENKKIKIEVHIFDFFENIYGKKIDILMIHIIREEKKFNSIQELKKQICIDEINIKRFFSREKKS; encoded by the coding sequence TTGAAAGTTTATTCATTGATTGATGAATTTTCTTCTTTATATCCATGTGTATTTACACTTGGAATTTTTGATGGCGTTCATATAGGTCATCAAAAAATTATTAAAAACTTGATTTTTAGATCTCAAAAAAAATATTCTTCCGTTTTGCTTACTTTTCATCCACATCCAAAAGAAATATTGAACTCTAATAAAAATTTTTTTTACTTAAATACTCTTTCTGAAAGAATATATAATTTAAAAAAAACAGGAATAGAGCATTTAATCATTCATCCTTTTACTATAGATTTTTCAAAATTAAGAACAAAAGACTTTTTAAAAAAAATTTTACATCCTAAATATAAAATTCAACAAATCATTACTGGATACGATTCTCATATTGGAAAAAACAGAGATAATTCTTACGAAGAATTAAAAAAATTATCTCATATTTATAAAATAAAAGTTTATCAAGTAAGTCCTCATAAATTAAGAGAAAAAGTCATTAGCTCGACTCATATACGTGAATCTCTTTTATTAGGAAATATACAATGGGCAAATCAAGCTTTAGGATATTTCTATACATTATCTGGAAATGTCATCCCAGGAAAAGGCATAGGAAGAATGATGAATTTTCCAACTGCAAATCTACAAGTGGACTCTCAAAAATTGATTCCTAAAAAGGGGGTCTATGCTGTAAAAATTAATTATTTTAATAACATATATTTAGGAATGTTAAATATAGGAATTAACCCCACTATAGAGAAAGAAAATAAAAAAATAAAAATAGAAGTGCATATATTTGATTTTTTTGAAAATATATATGGAAAAAAAATAGATATTTTAATGATTCACATAATACGTGAAGAAAAAAAATTTAACTCTATACAAGAATTGAAAAAACAAATATGTATAGACGAAATCAATATAAAAAGATTTTTTTCTCGTGAAAAAAAAAGTTGA
- a CDS encoding PD-(D/E)XK nuclease family protein, whose translation MKKKVDKIIKDIIFENFNKKIFFISKDPTIIEYIKNKYNSKFSSKTNFFTIKEFFENISELKTLDNHSTLLYFFSILKKNDFIEKNFHDFFNWGPKILNDFQNIDFNMVNVESFFSCIISREKINKWNLDLLEQEKNFFWEKIHKYYYILQSQLLKKGIAYHGMLFKTAISRLDSFLYRNFNIKIVLFLVDSIAFNECEKILTQKILQQGLVYDLCKKDISISTPWPLNKKIISNSKKRLQYDNLKIIGVPKEIEQLRIVEDIICKFIKKNQKPNKILLIPGDNHLTIPLIHSIKRKLRINVSFNINCPLNDIPIYYTFYSIFQLLLKKNKFKKFTKKDVIRVLSNGYIKKFFLKKNTILNKFNIENDSDFIYEDEIKKYLYENDLWIIFKIPTDNIKIILISIISFIRKFIKLLITKKRKHFLELKFFFKLETYIQKLRIIVRKTKNLSIGINDLFNIYEQFTHTENVRYMHKNIRGLYVTGFIDVFFKNFDIVIITSFNEGVIPPSHKKNSFIPFDIYQKLQINNTNENWYFHHLTRIIQFSKKTYLIYKDQPDEINSGEKSRFIHRIEINSKISTEKINKPFFPIISKRLPIVINKTKSIIQRLHELIYKGLSPSSIYLYNYNPLLFYYKKILKLNNLEKTSYKKKIGKIIHQTLKILYDPIKGNLITIEYIHKMKKNYESTIKKVLLEKEEIIEGNNMFFYYVIKNYIENFISWEEKFVINGHKIFIKEIERKVSARLNVGPIKVNLHGIIDRIDEYDGITRILDYKIGFSKIKEINISLKNMENIFSDINQAKIMQLLIYIYLWFKSPAFKGSKKKPPIIGIVSPEMNGSIFQVPINIFHIQKIQKTNITYLDYKINVLPFLIKRISDILDPRIPIVEKIY comes from the coding sequence GTGAAAAAAAAAGTTGATAAAATTATTAAAGATATTATATTCGAAAACTTCAATAAAAAAATCTTTTTTATATCAAAAGATCCTACTATTATAGAATATATAAAAAATAAATACAATTCAAAATTCAGTTCAAAAACTAATTTTTTTACAATAAAAGAATTTTTTGAAAATATTTCTGAACTCAAAACTTTAGATAATCATTCAACTTTACTTTACTTTTTTTCTATTTTAAAAAAAAATGATTTCATAGAAAAAAATTTTCATGATTTTTTTAATTGGGGACCTAAAATATTAAATGATTTTCAAAATATAGATTTTAACATGGTTAATGTTGAATCTTTTTTCTCTTGCATTATTTCTAGAGAAAAGATAAACAAATGGAATCTTGATCTTTTAGAACAAGAAAAAAATTTTTTTTGGGAAAAAATTCATAAATACTATTATATTTTACAATCTCAACTTCTAAAAAAAGGAATTGCTTATCATGGAATGCTTTTCAAAACAGCGATTTCTCGTTTAGATTCCTTTTTATATCGAAATTTTAATATAAAAATTGTATTATTTCTTGTTGATAGTATTGCATTTAATGAATGTGAAAAAATTTTGACTCAAAAAATTCTTCAACAAGGACTAGTTTATGATTTATGTAAAAAAGATATTTCAATTTCGACTCCATGGCCTTTAAATAAAAAGATAATTTCGAATTCTAAAAAACGTTTACAATATGATAATTTAAAAATTATTGGAGTTCCAAAAGAAATAGAACAATTGAGAATTGTAGAGGATATCATATGTAAATTCATAAAAAAAAATCAAAAACCTAACAAAATCCTTTTAATCCCAGGAGATAACCATTTGACCATTCCATTAATACATTCTATAAAAAGAAAATTAAGAATTAATGTTTCTTTCAATATTAATTGTCCATTAAATGATATTCCTATTTATTATACTTTTTATTCTATATTTCAATTACTGTTAAAAAAAAATAAATTCAAAAAATTTACTAAAAAAGATGTTATAAGAGTATTATCCAATGGATATATTAAAAAATTTTTTTTAAAAAAAAATACAATATTAAATAAATTTAATATTGAAAATGATTCTGATTTTATTTACGAAGACGAAATAAAAAAATATTTATATGAAAATGATTTATGGATTATTTTTAAAATTCCAACTGACAATATCAAAATAATTCTTATAAGTATTATAAGCTTTATAAGAAAATTTATAAAATTGCTTATTACGAAAAAAAGAAAACATTTTTTGGAACTAAAATTTTTTTTTAAACTAGAAACTTATATACAAAAATTAAGAATAATAGTTAGAAAAACTAAAAATTTATCTATAGGAATCAATGATCTATTTAACATATATGAACAGTTTACTCATACAGAAAATGTACGATACATGCATAAAAATATAAGAGGATTGTATGTAACAGGTTTCATAGATGTTTTTTTTAAAAATTTTGATATTGTGATTATTACATCCTTTAATGAAGGAGTAATCCCACCAAGTCATAAAAAAAATTCATTCATTCCCTTTGATATATATCAAAAATTACAAATAAATAACACCAATGAAAATTGGTATTTCCATCATTTAACAAGGATTATTCAATTTTCCAAAAAAACATATTTAATATATAAAGATCAACCAGATGAAATTAATTCTGGGGAAAAAAGTCGTTTTATTCATAGGATAGAAATAAATTCTAAAATCTCAACGGAAAAAATAAATAAACCATTTTTTCCTATAATCTCAAAAAGACTTCCTATTGTAATTAATAAAACGAAATCGATTATTCAGCGTTTACATGAATTAATATATAAAGGATTATCTCCTTCTTCCATTTATTTATATAATTATAATCCTCTTTTATTCTATTATAAGAAAATACTGAAATTAAATAACCTAGAAAAAACGTCTTATAAAAAAAAAATAGGAAAAATTATTCATCAAACATTAAAAATTTTATATGATCCTATAAAAGGGAATTTGATTACCATTGAGTATATTCATAAAATGAAAAAAAATTATGAATCTACTATAAAAAAAGTTCTTTTAGAAAAAGAAGAAATTATTGAAGGAAATAATATGTTTTTTTATTATGTCATAAAAAATTATATAGAAAATTTTATTTCATGGGAAGAAAAATTTGTTATTAACGGACATAAAATTTTTATAAAAGAAATAGAACGGAAAGTATCTGCAAGATTAAATGTTGGCCCGATAAAGGTAAATTTGCATGGTATTATAGATCGTATAGATGAGTATGATGGAATTACTCGTATTCTTGATTACAAGATAGGATTTTCAAAAATCAAAGAGATAAATATTTCTTTAAAAAATATGGAAAACATTTTCTCTGATATAAATCAAGCAAAAATCATGCAATTGCTTATTTATATTTATTTATGGTTTAAATCCCCTGCATTTAAAGGAAGTAAAAAAAAACCTCCTATTATAGGAATTGTTTCTCCCGAAATGAATGGAAGTATATTCCAAGTTCCTATAAATATTTTTCATATACAAAAAATTCAAAAAACAAACATAACATATTTAGATTATAAAATAAATGTTCTCCCATTTCTTATTAAAAGAATTTCTGATATTCTAGATCCTAGAATTCCAATCGTAGAAAAAATTTATTGA
- the leuB gene encoding 3-isopropylmalate dehydrogenase — protein sequence MKKNISVIEGDGIGPEIIRQTIKVLNSIAIKYGHDFHYKNILAGSKAIEKLGDPMPKETIDNCLKSDAVLFGCIGDPKHDHNPIGMRPEDGLLKLRKKMNLYCNIRPIVVFPKLDKSPIKKELLNGVDFIIYRELTGGIYFGEKGRSKNGEKAYDYCIYSKSEIERIGEMAFKAALFRKKKVTLVDKANVLETSRLWREVIKKISLDYPDVSLDFLYVDNASMQIIMNPKKFDIILTDNMFGDILSDESSVLASSVGLLPSASIGDCKSMFEPIHGSYPQAKGKNIANPLGCILSGSMMLEYFGMHQEKNLLEKAVKNSIEKKICTPDVIDSKLSSTTEEVGDCIEKYIINQ from the coding sequence ATGAAAAAAAATATTTCTGTAATAGAAGGAGATGGAATAGGGCCTGAAATTATAAGACAAACGATAAAAGTTTTAAATTCCATCGCTATAAAATACGGTCACGATTTTCATTATAAAAATATTTTAGCTGGATCTAAAGCCATAGAAAAATTAGGGGATCCTATGCCAAAAGAAACTATAGATAATTGTTTAAAATCAGATGCTGTTTTATTTGGTTGTATAGGAGACCCTAAACACGATCATAATCCAATAGGAATGAGGCCTGAAGACGGATTGTTAAAACTCAGAAAAAAAATGAATTTATATTGTAATATTCGTCCTATAGTAGTATTTCCAAAATTAGATAAATCTCCTATAAAAAAGGAATTATTAAATGGAGTAGATTTTATTATATATCGTGAATTAACGGGAGGGATTTATTTTGGAGAAAAAGGTCGTAGTAAAAATGGAGAAAAAGCATATGATTATTGTATTTATTCCAAATCAGAAATCGAAAGAATTGGGGAAATGGCTTTTAAAGCTGCTCTTTTTCGTAAAAAAAAAGTAACACTGGTGGATAAGGCGAATGTATTAGAAACTTCTAGATTGTGGAGAGAAGTTATTAAAAAAATATCGTTAGATTACCCAGATGTGTCTTTAGATTTTTTGTATGTAGACAACGCATCTATGCAAATTATTATGAATCCAAAAAAATTTGATATTATTTTAACGGATAACATGTTTGGAGATATTCTGTCAGATGAATCTAGTGTTTTAGCAAGTTCAGTAGGATTACTACCTTCTGCTTCGATAGGAGATTGTAAATCGATGTTTGAACCAATACATGGATCTTATCCTCAAGCTAAAGGAAAAAATATTGCAAATCCTTTAGGATGTATTCTTTCAGGTTCTATGATGTTAGAATATTTTGGAATGCATCAAGAAAAAAATCTTTTAGAAAAAGCTGTGAAAAATTCTATTGAAAAAAAAATCTGTACACCAGATGTTATTGATTCAAAATTATCTTCTACTACTGAAGAAGTAGGTGATTGTATAGAAAAATATATTATAAATCAATAA
- the leuD gene encoding 3-isopropylmalate dehydratase small subunit: MKKFTTLISQAVPLFIEDVDTDQIIPARFLKKIEPEECGKNLFMDWRYQKDGSLNKNFILNDSNFHGKILLSGRNFGCGSSREHAVWAIFYYGFRVIISSFFADIFKENALNNGLLVVEVSEYFLNKLFNAVEKNPKIQIKVDLINQKVTIIKTGEFDKFHIHPYKKNSFIYGYDDIDFLISIKDNVENFEKNRRFF; this comes from the coding sequence ATGAAAAAATTTACGACGTTAATTAGTCAGGCTGTTCCATTATTTATAGAGGATGTAGATACAGATCAAATTATTCCTGCTCGTTTTTTAAAAAAAATTGAACCTGAAGAATGTGGAAAAAATCTTTTTATGGATTGGCGTTATCAAAAAGATGGTTCCTTAAATAAAAATTTTATATTAAACGATTCTAATTTTCATGGAAAAATTCTTTTATCAGGAAGGAATTTTGGTTGTGGGTCCAGTCGTGAACATGCTGTATGGGCTATTTTTTATTATGGATTTAGGGTAATAATATCTAGTTTTTTTGCTGATATTTTTAAAGAAAATGCATTAAATAATGGACTATTAGTAGTAGAAGTGTCCGAATATTTCTTAAATAAATTATTTAATGCAGTTGAAAAAAATCCGAAAATTCAAATAAAAGTTGATTTAATTAATCAAAAGGTTACAATTATAAAAACTGGAGAATTTGATAAATTTCATATACATCCATATAAAAAAAATTCTTTCATATATGGTTATGATGATATAGACTTTTTAATTTCTATCAAAGATAATGTAGAAAATTTTGAAAAAAATAGAAGATTTTTTTAA
- the leuC gene encoding 3-isopropylmalate dehydratase large subunit: MSKSLFDKIWEAHVVKKLENEIYILYIDRHYIHEVTSPQAFLELKKRNLSIFRPNQIIATADHNVPTINQHLPISDPLSRKQINLLTDNCNKFGITLYELGNQNNGIVHVIGPELGYTLPGMTIVCGDSHTSTHGAFGCIAFGIGTSQVTMVMASQCLLLSKPKQMKIQLNGNLRRGVTPKDVILYIISKLGVDVGVGYFIEYTGDTIKKMSMEGRMTICNMSIEMGAKGGLIAPDKITFDYVKKCKEFQKIKTKEKQIIKYWESLKTDDKIIFDKEYLLKAEDIEPMITYGTNPGMSIKISEKIPKSGIDYKSLDYMGFSLGESLIGKTINYIFIGSCTNSRIEDLRLVASIIKGKKKANHVQVMIVPGSNQVVKQVKKEGLDKIFKKSGFDFRQPGCSACLGMNEDKIPAGEYCISTSNRNFEGRQGPGSRTLLASPLTAAIVAVEGKIVDINKYIYEKIYDVN, encoded by the coding sequence ATGTCAAAATCATTATTTGATAAAATTTGGGAGGCGCATGTTGTTAAAAAATTGGAAAATGAAATATATATTCTTTATATAGATAGACATTATATTCATGAAGTTACAAGCCCTCAAGCATTTCTAGAGTTAAAAAAAAGGAATTTATCTATTTTTAGACCCAATCAAATTATAGCTACTGCAGACCATAACGTACCTACAATTAATCAGCATTTACCAATTTCAGATCCTTTATCTAGAAAGCAAATAAATTTATTAACAGATAATTGCAATAAATTTGGAATCACCCTATATGAATTAGGGAATCAAAATAATGGGATAGTTCATGTTATTGGACCTGAATTAGGTTATACTTTACCCGGTATGACAATAGTTTGTGGGGATAGTCACACTTCCACTCATGGAGCTTTTGGCTGTATAGCTTTCGGAATTGGAACAAGTCAAGTTACTATGGTTATGGCAAGTCAATGTTTATTGTTATCCAAGCCTAAACAAATGAAAATACAATTAAATGGAAATTTAAGAAGAGGAGTAACTCCGAAAGATGTTATTTTATATATCATATCAAAATTAGGAGTGGATGTTGGAGTTGGATATTTTATAGAATATACGGGGGATACTATTAAAAAAATGAGCATGGAAGGAAGAATGACTATTTGTAATATGAGCATTGAGATGGGGGCAAAAGGTGGATTAATAGCTCCAGATAAAATCACTTTTGATTATGTAAAAAAATGTAAGGAATTTCAAAAAATTAAAACAAAAGAGAAACAAATTATAAAATATTGGGAATCTTTAAAAACAGATGATAAGATAATATTTGATAAAGAATATCTATTAAAAGCTGAAGATATTGAACCTATGATAACATATGGAACAAATCCCGGAATGTCAATAAAAATATCAGAAAAAATACCAAAATCAGGAATAGATTATAAGTCTTTAGATTATATGGGGTTTTCATTAGGTGAATCTTTGATAGGAAAGACAATTAATTATATTTTTATAGGAAGTTGCACAAATTCTAGAATAGAAGATTTGAGATTGGTGGCCTCTATAATAAAAGGAAAAAAAAAAGCGAATCATGTACAAGTAATGATAGTCCCTGGATCCAATCAAGTCGTAAAACAAGTTAAAAAAGAAGGATTAGATAAGATTTTTAAAAAATCTGGATTTGATTTTCGTCAACCAGGATGTTCTGCTTGTTTAGGTATGAATGAAGATAAGATCCCTGCAGGAGAATATTGTATTTCTACATCTAATAGAAATTTTGAAGGAAGACAGGGTCCAGGATCTCGTACTTTACTTGCTAGTCCTTTAACTGCAGCTATTGTAGCTGTTGAAGGTAAAATTGTAGATATTAATAAATATATTTATGAAAAAATTTACGACGTTAATTAG
- a CDS encoding 2-isopropylmalate synthase, protein MEKKRIQILDTTLRDGEQVPGCKLNTKEKVRIAKKLDSLGVDVIEAGFPTSSPGDYKSVQEICKSISHTTVICALSRAVEKDIEVAGSALKYAKRPRIHTGIGTSNCHIRYKFNSTPEKIIERAIYAVKYAKRFVEDVEFYAEDAGRTENEFLAKVCENVIKNGATVINIPDTTGYCLPEEYGNKIRFLKENVKGIHKIILSTHCHNDLGLATANSLSGIMSGAEQVECTMNGIGERAGNTSLEEIVMIIKQNSHLNLFTNINTKLISSTSTLVSECTGMKVQANKAIVGINAFSHSSGIHQDGVIKKRETYESINPEDVGIDQSSIILTARSGRAALAYRYNKLGYLLNKHSLDLVYSIFLKYADEKKEISDMELKIILKKANLNNNKNKVLHINTNNSSIRINVV, encoded by the coding sequence ATGGAAAAAAAGAGAATACAAATTTTGGATACAACTCTACGAGATGGAGAACAGGTTCCTGGGTGTAAATTAAATACGAAAGAAAAAGTAAGAATCGCTAAAAAATTAGACTCTTTAGGAGTCGATGTAATAGAAGCAGGATTTCCCACTTCAAGTCCAGGAGATTATAAATCCGTTCAAGAAATATGTAAATCAATTTCACATACTACTGTAATATGTGCCTTATCTAGAGCTGTAGAAAAGGATATAGAAGTAGCGGGGTCAGCATTAAAATATGCTAAGAGACCTAGAATTCACACTGGAATAGGAACTTCAAATTGTCATATTCGTTATAAATTTAATAGCACTCCAGAAAAAATTATAGAAAGAGCTATATATGCAGTGAAATATGCAAAAAGGTTTGTAGAAGATGTGGAATTTTATGCTGAAGATGCAGGACGTACAGAAAATGAATTTTTAGCAAAAGTTTGTGAAAATGTGATTAAAAATGGAGCAACGGTAATTAATATCCCAGATACTACAGGATATTGTTTACCAGAAGAATATGGAAATAAAATACGTTTTTTAAAGGAAAATGTAAAAGGAATTCATAAGATAATATTATCTACTCACTGTCATAATGACTTAGGATTAGCTACAGCTAATTCATTATCTGGAATTATGAGTGGAGCAGAACAAGTAGAATGCACTATGAATGGAATTGGAGAAAGAGCTGGAAACACTTCTTTAGAAGAAATTGTTATGATTATTAAGCAAAATTCTCATTTAAATTTGTTTACTAATATTAATACAAAATTAATTTCTTCTACAAGTACCTTGGTATCAGAATGTACGGGAATGAAAGTGCAAGCCAATAAAGCTATAGTGGGAATTAACGCTTTTTCTCATTCTTCTGGAATTCATCAAGATGGAGTCATTAAAAAAAGGGAAACTTATGAAAGCATTAATCCAGAAGATGTTGGAATAGATCAGTCTTCAATAATTCTTACAGCGAGAAGTGGTCGGGCAGCTCTAGCATATCGTTATAATAAATTGGGGTATTTATTAAATAAACATTCTTTAGATTTAGTTTATTCTATTTTTTTGAAATATGCAGATGAAAAGAAAGAAATATCTGATATGGAATTAAAAATCATATTAAAAAAAGCTAATTTGAATAATAATAAAAATAAAGTATTGCATATCAATACGAATAATAGTAGTATAAGAATAAATGTCGTATAA
- the tyrS gene encoding tyrosine--tRNA ligase, producing MQNIIDELSWRGLIKNKVPGIENQLKKPTTMYVGFDPTSDSLHLGSLLPIIMLIHFQKKGHKSIALVGGATGLIGDPSERENKRTFLSKKVLQKNTESIKNQILRLLNFYSEKIELLNNFDWIQNITFLDFIREIGKFFPINYMISKGSVKKRINHKKDGISFSEFSYSLIQGYDFLYLNQIKNCQLQVGGSDQWGNITTGIELIRKKTGKKAYGITFPLITKPNGVKFGKSEKEKNIWLDKKKTSPYKFYQFWMNISDVEIEKYIRIYTFFSKDKIQNLIMEHRKYPNKRLLQRKLANIITEWVHGNEISKKMIEITNVLFEKINNPYQLLDDKTFISIYNHIPHMFISYDEFEKGIFLLDILKKSGFFSSKSEANRALKANSIHLNQVLVKENIMIQKENIIGKKYVLFQFGKKEFFIIKIE from the coding sequence ATGCAAAATATTATTGATGAACTCTCATGGAGAGGTTTAATTAAAAATAAAGTTCCTGGTATAGAAAATCAATTAAAAAAACCTACAACCATGTATGTAGGTTTTGATCCGACATCTGATTCTTTACACTTAGGAAGTCTTTTGCCGATTATTATGTTAATTCATTTTCAAAAAAAAGGACATAAATCTATAGCATTAGTTGGTGGAGCAACAGGTTTGATAGGGGACCCTTCAGAAAGGGAAAATAAAAGAACCTTTTTAAGTAAGAAAGTTTTGCAAAAAAATACGGAATCTATAAAAAACCAAATATTAAGACTTTTAAATTTTTATTCAGAAAAAATAGAATTGTTAAATAATTTCGATTGGATTCAAAATATTACTTTTCTAGATTTTATTCGTGAAATAGGGAAATTTTTTCCTATAAATTACATGATATCTAAAGGCTCCGTCAAAAAAAGAATTAATCATAAAAAAGACGGAATATCCTTCTCTGAATTTTCTTATTCTCTTATACAAGGATATGACTTTTTGTATTTAAATCAAATAAAAAATTGCCAATTGCAAGTTGGTGGATCTGATCAATGGGGAAATATCACGACAGGGATAGAATTGATTCGAAAAAAAACAGGAAAAAAAGCATATGGAATTACTTTTCCTTTAATCACAAAACCTAATGGAGTTAAATTTGGAAAAAGTGAGAAAGAAAAAAATATATGGTTAGATAAAAAAAAAACATCTCCATATAAATTTTATCAATTTTGGATGAATATTTCTGATGTTGAAATTGAAAAGTATATAAGAATATATACTTTTTTTTCTAAAGACAAAATCCAAAATTTAATTATGGAACATAGAAAATATCCAAATAAAAGATTGTTACAGAGAAAATTAGCTAATATAATTACCGAATGGGTCCATGGAAATGAAATTTCCAAAAAAATGATAGAAATTACAAATGTATTATTTGAAAAAATAAACAACCCCTATCAATTATTGGATGATAAAACTTTCATTTCTATATATAATCATATTCCACATATGTTTATATCTTATGATGAATTTGAAAAAGGTATTTTTTTATTAGATATTTTAAAAAAAAGTGGTTTTTTTTCTTCCAAAAGTGAAGCGAATCGTGCTTTAAAAGCAAATTCAATTCACTTGAATCAAGTTCTTGTTAAAGAAAATATTATGATTCAAAAAGAAAATATAATAGGAAAAAAGTATGTTTTGTTCCAATTTGGAAAAAAAGAATTTTTTATTATAAAAATTGAATAA
- the era gene encoding GTPase Era codes for MHKSGFVNIIGSPNVGKSTLINSLMGEKLSIITNKPQTTRHRILGIVNKSNFQIIFSDTPGVIDPIYPMQKIMMQYVEKSLEDADIILLTTEIGKLEDVSIFNHIKKKNKSVPIIILINKIDKIETQCGVLYYTINYWHKLFPYSEIFPISALKKMNQDLLMNKIISLLSEHPPYYPKDYLSNRHERFFVNEIIREKIFFLYKKEIPYSVEVQTKFFKNKNTFIYILSYIYVERYSQKGILIGKKGNSIQKLKFFSIKSIEFFFKKKIQLELYVTVCKNWRYDYKKLKDFGY; via the coding sequence ATTCATAAATCCGGTTTTGTTAATATTATAGGATCTCCTAATGTGGGGAAATCTACCTTAATAAATTCTCTTATGGGAGAAAAACTTTCTATCATAACGAACAAACCACAAACTACTCGTCATAGGATATTGGGAATTGTTAATAAATCTAATTTTCAGATTATCTTTTCGGATACTCCAGGTGTGATTGATCCTATTTATCCTATGCAAAAAATTATGATGCAATATGTAGAAAAATCATTAGAAGATGCAGATATTATTTTACTTACTACAGAAATAGGAAAATTAGAGGACGTTTCAATATTCAATCATATCAAAAAAAAAAACAAAAGTGTTCCCATTATTATATTGATTAATAAAATAGATAAAATAGAAACGCAATGTGGAGTATTATATTATACCATTAATTATTGGCATAAATTATTTCCTTATTCAGAAATATTCCCAATATCTGCATTAAAAAAAATGAATCAAGATCTATTAATGAATAAAATTATATCTTTGTTATCTGAACATCCCCCTTATTATCCCAAAGATTATTTAAGTAATAGACATGAACGTTTTTTTGTAAATGAAATAATTAGAGAAAAAATATTTTTTTTATATAAAAAAGAAATCCCTTATTCTGTAGAAGTTCAGACAAAATTTTTCAAAAATAAAAATACTTTTATATATATATTATCATACATATATGTAGAACGATATTCTCAAAAAGGAATATTAATAGGAAAAAAAGGAAATTCTATTCAAAAATTAAAGTTTTTTTCTATAAAAAGCATAGAGTTTTTCTTTAAGAAAAAGATACAATTAGAATTGTATGTAACAGTTTGTAAAAACTGGCGATATGATTACAAAAAGTTAAAAGATTTTGGGTACTAA